TCTCACTCTGTCTAATAGCCTTTGCCATTGATTTATATATACTATCAACACTTGGGTCGAAGAAGTGCTTCTTTTATCTAGTCGACATACTGGTCCAATATAACCACACAATTTCAACCCCAGCAACTTCTACTAATTTGGCAGTAAAGTATAAATTACACTGAAACATGCCATGCATCCACGTACACCATATTTCAACGGCTAATTTCCAAACCTGTAAATTTTGGTGCTAACACCATGTATTTAGATCCCggtaaacaaacaaaaaaaattgggggCATTATTGAAAATTATACTTTAAAGTGAGGTGAAGTTTGGGGTTGGTGCAATTTCTTTCCCTAGACTAGTGTAGTCTTATTTCCTTTGGGATTTTGCCCTCccttttccaaaaaaataataataatttggagttttttttttggtcaaacaaACAAAGTTCATTGATAGTGAGCCAAAGCCCAAAAGGAGTGGACAAAGCCACAATACAATCAGTCTTTTCTACAGAGCCCAAACAAATAGACAATACAAATTATGGGCCTGCTAACTGAAGGAGATGTCACGAAAGAAAAGCAAACAGTGAGAACAATACACAGTGAGACCAATACAACAGACATTAAAGGGGTGTTCTGTCACTCTGTCTAAGCTGTTTTTACAAATAAAGTTCAAATAAGCTTGTGAATCCGTATAACACCTAAACTTAGGCTAAGGAAGCTAAAAACTTCAGTTGCATGGACCTAAGAAGAGAAGGCCCAAAAAGCAGTGAGTCCAAGAGAAGAAAGTGCAGCCAAGCCCTAGCCTGAAAACCCAATCAAACACAAGGGAGAGGCGGCGGAGCAGCGGCGGAGGAAGCACAATGGCGGctcaaaggcaaagctccagacaCGTATACAGTAAAACAAAGGAACCAGGTGAGAGGAGTTGGACTCTTGGAGGAACGCCACAGAAACCCCTTCCAAACCAAGAACGCGCGCCGACAGCAAGAGGTGCTGTGCAGGAGTGATTGGCCTCAGGCAAGGGGCGGAGAATCGACTGGGTCAAGCTTATGGGACCTGGATCGTGCTGCTGGAAAGTGGAATCTTCACTGGAGACTTAGCTTCCTCAGGATATAGTAAAAAAGGCCGGATCTGAAGCTGAGCTTTCAGTGGAAGGTGGAGGTGGCGTGAGTGGCCAAGATGGAGGCAAGGGTGGTGGGTGGAGAAAGACGGCGGTAGAGGCCAAGGAGAGGAGTAACCTAGactaaacaagaaaaaaaaccaCTTATTTGGGTAGAAATCCACCTAATGTGGAAAAAACCCACCTAATGTGGGAGGACAACTTCTACCAAGGAGGAAGGGGATCTCCCTAGAGGAGGAGGAACCCCCCAATGGGGAAGGAGATCCCCAAAGGGGGGTGGGCGGCGCTGCTCAAGGAGGTGTGCCCTAGCAGAGAACCACACTTTCTTTTAGTAAGATTAGTATATTTATGAGTTatgacttcaaaaaaaaaaaaaaaaatttggactTGGTGGGGTGTTAAACTCAACTCCCTCTAGTGGACCGGTCCTCAATTGATAATTCTGTACTTTTTGGTCCATCACATAAAAAATTCAAGGGCAATGGCTAAGATCATATAGTAACATACAGATTGGAAAAAGAGTGCAAGATATACCTTGGGCCATACTGTATTGTTTGTCTCTATGAATGAACTTACTTTatgaccaaaaacaaaagacAAGAACAAGTTAGACTGAAAAGTCCACCTTCGCCCAAGGAAAGAATAAAATCATACCCACTGAGATTTAGAAAAGTTTGAAGACCTAACCATACTGCAAACCCGTATGCCCTAATCATAATAATGTGTAAAATCAATTCATTCTTACACTCATTTGATTCTTTAACAGTATATAATACAAGGATTTTGGGATACCTTGGTTAagaccaaaaaagaaaagaataaaaactaaaaaacattCAAGGACTAATAATAACACTTACGTTTCAACAAATTAAATGCAAGTGACACACTCTTTTAAACACACTCTTCAACACAATTTATGATTAAACAATTATAGAAATTGAAAACAGATGAAAGACAAATCTAAGATCAAACTATGATCACATacaaggggttgtctaaatgacccatgataaagtttgggttaaataacccatcatccaatcacatttgagataagtgagttggaatttctatattttatttactaatttatttccaactcacttatctccaatgtgattggatgattgttatttaacccaaactttatcatgggtcatttagacaaccccacaTACAATATCCTAAGTATTTCAAACCACTCATGCTTAATCAACACTCATTTCTATTAGAGAGCACTTATACCAAATCAAACCATGCCTCTTATTTCTCTATGCAAATACCATATTAAGCATGATAAAGTGTGTCAAAGGTGAAAAGCTGATTCTTGTAATGGCCATGGGTTCAAAAGGAGAGATGCAATGTCGTTCTTTGTTGATCCTTGAGAGTGAGTGTAGCCATCTCCATCTTTATAAAGAACCTCCATCACACGGGTCAGATTGACAATTACAGTTATGAGAGGCTTTGGTATTTCAGTTGAGTCAAGACATTCCTGATTGATATCCTTCCAAGCACTCGCCACTTGTCTACATAATTCCTCAGTTGCTTCTTGTTTTGTGACATGGTGTTGTCTCATGTAGCACTCAATAGCAGAGGCAACATGCCCTCTCTCTTGCTCAAGCTAATTACAATACAGAGATGAAACAAACAGACAAACATGTAgtcaatttataattttaatcaATAAGGTAAGACATTAGATAATTTGTTCAcctaattaaattattaatagtaCCTCGTTGGACACAATGTCATCCATGAGTCTAGTAATTTTAGTTAAAGCATTCATGATTTTTGGGTCATTGGTTAACCATTGAAAGGCCTTTTCTTTAGCTACACTTCCCATCCCAACAAAGGCTGTGGCTGTGACCATACGGTAACCAGAAGATATCTGCGCAACACTCATGTATTCTTCCAATGTTGGTGTGTAACTGCTATTGTACCACTTAGCCTCTGCAAAGTATGCTTGGACCAATCTTTTCATCTGGCAAATTTAAAGGTTTCTTCACAAATTAATTACATtacataaaaaaacatattgttAATAACATATATACTAAATGTCAGTAGTAAAATCTTTGTGTGAACCAGTTTTTAACATGTTTCACCATAAAATTATTAACCTATAGACTTACTTCATTTATAGCATAGTCTACAGAGAATGCTCTGCCTTCCTTAACCATCTCTTGCTCAATTTCTTTATAAACATCCAAGAGCACTTTGTAGCAAATTTTCATGTATTCTGGAAGGAAATCGATGCAGCTAATATCCCACCTAAAAGGATATCATATTATATAATCAAATTTAAGGTAATGAAGGTGAAAATGCCATAGTAGTTAATGGTAGTTTAAAAGCCAAACCTATCTATTGCTTCGGTGAAAAGTTGTAGCTCTTCAAATGTACCATAAACATCATATACATCATCAATAACTGATGCCATATATATCACTTTTGTCAATAGCCTTCTACCAAGAGAGTATTGGGGCTCATAATACACTCCCAATGTCCAAAAGTACACTTCTATTATCCTATCACGTGCAAAGGGTAGCTCTGTGGCAAAATTTAAATCCTTCCACCACCTAATTTGTTGAATAGAACAAGGCTCAATAACTCATTTAATTTGAAGAAgttaatgtgttttttttttttttttcaacaaataaataatatatacttGCAATGTAAAGGTGTGGTTCTGAAAAAACTTACATTGAAGCAACCCCAGCTTCCCTCTGATATAGTTTCTGGAGCATATTAAAATCCAATTTGGCCAATAATAGCAGAGTTTCATCATGGGAAGGGTCTTCCTCATAGGTCGCAATGTAGTGCGCCGCCACTAGCCTAGGTAAGTTCTTGTGAAATGGACGCTTTAAGCTATGATTCACTTTTGTGGCAAGAGAAGGACTCAATTTGGTGGTGATGAACTCAAGGTTTGAGGCAGTGAAAGCAAGCGCATCATCTAATATCTCTTCACCATGAATCCTGAGATGTGAAGCTTCGTACAAGCTCAGCATTCCCTCAACATCACCAACAAGTGTTTCACTGAAGTTCCCTTGCTCATTCTTGAACTTCTTAAACACATCTGAGATTTTTTACCAACCACaagatatacaatttattgGTCAATTCTACCTTGAAACATGTTAAAATCAGGTTGTATATTCTTTAAAGGCTTCTTTAAAATATACTAATTTATGTAAGTGGGGCCTACCCGGTGAAATGCGATATCCTTGTTGCCTTAACAACCTGAAGACAAGGGCGAGAGCATGGAGGTCTTCATTGAGAGTTATTTTACCATTTTCAACATAATCATTGTGAATATGTTGTAATACTTCGCCTATCTCGTGCTCAAAATGATGGTATAATCCCAGGTGTTGGATTGAATCAATCAAGTTAGCTTCTCTTATTGGTACTGTGGTCTTTGCATCCACAAGGACTAGCATCTTTCTCACTTCTTCTTTTAGTACTTGAATCTTCCTTGTTATAATTTCATTCTCTTCCTGATGTTAAAATTCCAATAATAGTAGAAATAAATCATAACCGTTGAATCtaattattaatattgattAAGATTAAATATTATATACTATTATGGTCATGTGACCATTTTTAATGTTTTGTGTTCTATATAAATCTATTAAATATGAGTGTTCTAAACAAAATATTCACAGTTTCATGCAAAAGTTAGaataattatactttttttaagcgtggagaggtggaagaagagagaaatatatatgaagaaaggagagagaaaataaagatgtaatctatctatatatattagtaaagaagaacttctagcatgacgtgtcgctctcacaggccaagttagtgacgtgtcgctccgagattaattctcacttaattatttacacgtcagcttttccacctattaattctcatttaataatttacacatcagcttttccaccttggccctatttgccacattaaattttagatttgattaggatttaggttgtttatttcttgatttaatcttaatttatttttaatttatttttagagcattaattaatttttatggtatttttattaaattttcggatttttaattaattcagaattttatgagtttttattgtgatttgctagattttgatagtttttatctatatttatttagtacctttttaaattttagatttgattaggatttaggttgtttgtttttatgtagtgtgattcatttcaccttgcaatttagattttttcatagttttggtgggtggactgggcgagcccctagaggggcaacgcccagcatgtatcccgccctgaggcggggccctggccttcagttgggccttgacctcggaggcccaattggcccaataggtagtacccaagctctataaataggaggtagttatcaattggagaggacttttggctcatttgatgaaataacacttgaaattcagcactctctctcattctcactctctcttggcacaatccctctacctctaggtactatgcctctcttcaatgtccattcctagaacatttggcgccgtctgtggggaacgaacccctcccattcacgtggattgattgtgcatgaagttacctctgattgtgattaggcaattctctagTTTTCTGATTTTaattctgtgactagtgttggttctccgatcgagtttgcatcgtttctggtttggatggagactcgacgcaggaggcagcatcattcaccaatgcgacagcggatttcgccgcctcggcggcctcatcgtgtggacctggattctccggtacgaacgacaggagtacagtcgccttctcctcttccatcaccaccacctcctccatcgccttcacaggtgggatctctggagcgctcaccagagaattcacctgctccggaacaacagccggcggtgacacaggagcaatggcgccatttgatgcgcagtattgacaacatccagcagcggaatgagcatctacaggctcagttagatttctaccgtcgcgagcagcgagatgatggaagcagagaagcagactccgtggctgagttccgtccgttctcggaagatgttgagaatgtggcgattccggataacatgaaaacgttagttctggattcttacagcggagattccgatccgaaagatcatcttctgtattttaatacgaagatggtgataattgcggcgtcagatgcggtgaagtgcaggatgtttccatcgacgttcaaatcgacggcgatggcgtggttcacaactttgccgcgtggatcgatttcaaatttcagagacttctcatccaagtttctagtgcaattctcggcaaacaagaatcagccggtgacaatcaatgacctatataatattcgccagcaggaaggggagtcactgaaagagtacatggcaaggtatagcgcggcgtcggtaaaggtagaggacgaggagcctcgagcttgtgctttagcatttaaaaacggtttgctgccgggagggttgaacagcaaattgacacgtaagccggcgcgctcgatgggagaaatgcgtgctcgtgccagcacttatattctcgacgaggaggacgacgctttcaaaagaaagcgcgcgaagttggaaaagggcgacacgtcgcccaaacgcgtgaaaaaagataggagcggcgaagataagggggaaggcaaacagcagaggccgggtaaggggaagtcggtattcaaaccgaccaaggaacagttgtatccacggcgcgatgattatgaacaacgtcggccttggcaatctaagtctcatcgccagcgggaggaaactgatatggtgatgaacacagatgtatcggatacgctccgaggggcaagcgacgcaaatctagtggatgagccggaggccccaaagtatcagccacgggacgccaatcccaagaagtggtgcgagttccaccggtccgccgggcatgatacggatgactgttggactttgcagcgggagattgacaagttgattcgggcgggatatcaaggaaatcgtcaaggccagtggcgcaatggaggcgatcaaaacaaagcgcacaagcgggaggaggagcgagcggacactaagggcaagaaaaagcaagaatcagcggctatcgccacaaaaggggctgatgacacgttcgctcgacactcaggaccgcccgtcgggaccatcaacaccatcgccgggggatttggcggcggtggcgacactcacgcggcgcgtaaacgccatgttcgtgccgtaaattccgttcatgaggtcgcttttggattcgtacaccctgacataacaatctcgatggcggactttgaggggataaagcctcataaggacgacccgattgtggtgcagttaaggatgaacagtttcaacattagaagggtactcctggatcagggtagttcggctgatattatctatggtgatgcatttgacaagttgggactaactgacaatgatctaactccatacgcgggaaccttggtaggtttcgcgggggagcaagtaatggtgcggggatacattgatctagacacaatatttggggaagacgagtgtgctagggttttgaaggtaaggtatctggttctccaggtggtagcatcctacaatgtcatcattgggcgaaatacgttgaatcgcctttgtgctgtaatttcgacagcccacttggcggtcaagtatccgctaagcagtggaaaggtgggaaagctgaaagtggaccagaagatggcgagggagtgttacaataattgccttaacttgtacggcaagaagagtgcgttggttggtcatagatgttatgaaatcgaagcttcggatgaaaatcttgatccccggggcgaggggcgagtaaataggcccacgccaattgaggaaacgaaggcgctaaagtttggcgatcgcactttgaagattgggaccagactgacggaagagcaggagacgcgcctgacaaaactgcttggggagaacttagacttgtttgcttggagctgcaaagacatgcctggaattaaTCCAAATTTCATAtgccatcggttagcattgaatccaagtgtcaagccagtttcacaacttaggaggcgcttgggtggcgacaaagggaaggcggtgcaacaggaggtcgacaagttgttggcggcagagttcatcagggaagtgaagtatccgacgtggttggcaaacgtcgtaatggtgaagaaggcgaacgggaaatggcgaatgtgtgtagattacacagacttaaacaaagcatgtccaaaagattcgtatccccttcccagcatcgatagccttgttgatggtgcctcgggcaacgaactgcttagcttgatggatgcttattctggctatcatcaaatccgcatgcacccggcagacgaggacaaaacggcttttatgactgccagagtcaattattgctatcgcaccatgccgtttggactaaagaacgctggggctacctaccaaagattgatggatagggtttttgctaagcaggtgggaagaaacatggaggtttacgttgatgacatgattgttaaatcagtacgaggtttagaccatcatcaagatctggaggaagcatttggcgaaataaggaagcacagtatgcgcctcaatccggagaaatgctcttttggtgttcaagggggcaagtttttgggattcatgatcacatccagaggaatcgagataaacccagaaaaatgcaaggcgattcagcagatgaaaagcccttccaatgtgaaagaggtccaacgtttgacggggcgaatagcagctttatctcggtttcttcccaagtctggtgacagatcttttccttttttcaagtgtcttcgcaagaatgtcgtattcgagtggacggcggagtgtgaggaagctttcgttcgcctcaaggaactcctatcgtcaccgccgatcttgtcgaaaccaatacagggacacccgctgcatttgtattttgctgtgagcgatagtgctctgagttctgtgatgttgcaggagatagatggcgagcatcgaattgtttattttgttagtcacacactccagggcgcggaggtcagatatcagaaaattgagaaggcggcgctggcggtcctcgtcaccgcccggcggttgagaccttattttcagagttttcccgtgaaggtgcggacggatttgcccttgaggcaagtattacaaaaaccggatttatcaggtagattggtcgcctggtcggttgaattgtcagagtatggtttgcaatacgataagcggggcacggttggtgcgcagtcactagctgactttgtggtcgagttgactccagatcggtttgaaagagtggacactcagtggactctcttcgtggatggatcctccaatagtagtggcagcggcgcgggagtaacgttagaagggccgggggaactagtgttggagcaatccctgaaattcgagttcaaagcaacgaacaaccaagcagaatatgaagctctcatcgccggattgaagttggcgcgggaagtgaagatcaggagtttgttgataagaacggactcacaattggtggagaaccaagtgaagggaactttccaggtcaaagatcctaatctgatcaagtaccttgagcgggtacggtatttgatgacactctttcaagaggtcgtggtagagtacgttcctcgggcagaaaatcagcgggcggacgcgctagccaaactggcgagcacgcggaagcccggcaataacaaaagtgtgattcaggaaacgctggcgtacccaagcatcgaaggcgagctcatgtcctgcgtaaacagagggagaacatggatggatcccataatatctatcttggcgggggacccggcagaagtggagcaatgcacgaaggagcagcagcgggaggcgagtcactatactctcattgacggacacttgtatcgccgtggtttctcgacgccattgttgaaatgtgtatcgccagagaagtacgaagcgataatgtctgaagtacatgaaggagtgtgcgcgagccacatcgggggaaggtctttggcttgcaaagtgttgagggcaggtttttactggcccaccctcaggaaagattgtatggacttcgcgaagcagtgcaaggagtgtcaagtgttcgcagatttgtctaaggcaccgccaaaggagttggtaacgatgagcgccccgtggcctttcgccatgtggggtgtggacttagttggacctttcccgaccgccagggcacaaatgaagtttatattggtggcggtggactacttcactaagtggattgaggctgaacccttggccaagattacttctgcaaagatagtcaatttctactggaagcgtattgtttgcaggttcgggatcccaagggcgatcgtatctgacaatgggacccagttttcaagcagtcaaacaagggagttctgcaaggaaatgggcatacagatgaggttcgcctctgttgagcatccgcagacgaacgggcaggtggaatctgcaaacagggtaatcctacgaggactaagacgacggctcgcggaggctaagggagcttggttggatgaacttccggcggtgctgtggtcgtacaacaccaccgagcaatctactacaagggaaaccccctttagaatgacctatggggtagatgccatgttgccggtggagattgacaactttacatggcggactcgaccaggttttgaagaggaaaatgaggccaacatggcggtggagctggaccttttgtcggaaacgcgcgacgaggcgcacattcgggaaacagcgatgaagcagcgcgtggcggcaaagttcaacagcagggttcgcgtccgagatatgcaggttggcgacctggtcctcaagtggcgatcgggagccccggggaacaagcttactcccaactgggaagggccctaccgcattattaaagttcttggtaatggggcctatcacttagaagagcttgatgggaggcggttacctcgatcgttcaatggtttgagcttgcgctacttttatagttgattgcaggcgagaaagtgaacaagtcggaatcgccggagccagatatctttaagattttccgaagtgttttcaaattgtccaatgtactgcaacgacaaatcaataaaataagacgaaaattcacgaaattcgtgtccaaaaaaattccagggattccctgacgatcggaattgccgatcgacataaagaattacggcgatcactaagtgggacaagcttgatccccaaaggggcttgctggaaccctgaaggttgtggcgattccacaaatggcctttgacgcctgggaatcaccctccggaaagtctgacgtgatcgccggtcccgtaaacgatgtgctgggtaagtctcgccagaatacgacgagcgccgttaactaggcaaaagtcttgggacccccaaatggccattgggatccaagcattgtaagccccgagcgggcaaagccccgggcgaagtcctcgagaatggaggccgtttcttcctattagggaaaaaacgtctaaagtcttggtggtggaataccaagcaacaagtcctagttaaaattaacgcacgaaatcgttaggcgtaattcaatcatatgacgcgtgaaaaatagcgcaagatataaggtcggcgaatgaataggaGGGAAGGCGAGGCGAGTATTCCAATATGACTTACAacatatccaacggcgatataaaaagctatggcgaaaggttgcttaaacatagacgaatggcggaaaagtacactacaaggtgacagtaaaagataaaagtaatgttaaaaattacattattcattgttttctttctcctgttcttcttcttcctcttcttcttcagtcgctgtccagaggttttggtcaatcaggggaggatcgtcgggaccaaccagtcctgcggcggttatctctttcattactcccatggcgctaaagtcaaagttcgggtacaaatgttgggcctggtctttggcgaggtagaaaccgcgctcgcggttgtcaagggcgatgtcagcggcttgttccctcgcctcaatggctttggccttctccgtcgccagctcgtcctctagacttttgatctttgctagttgggaagcaatttcagcatctttcgtggcgagggcctcggcatgagtttcggtcgctttcttgatctcctcggacgtagcctgcatcaccgcctccatgtcagatttcgccaaggccaaggactccgcagactttttctcttgctctgccaacgcctttttcactaactccagctcagcgcacagtatggcaagctctgactccttagcaatcagcgcctcgcctcgggcgatcaagtccttctcagcttgctctttttccttcttgcaagcttgaaggcttgcatcaagctcatctgcttcttccttcatcagcgccagctgatcctccagctcgccgattttaatccccgccgtgccaatcatcttgtcggcatagactttgtcttttcctgcttgcgtcgccagtttgtcgaaacgtttttcccaagcagcggcggcttcttgatgcttagcactttcggccttcaaccgctcagcttcaacgttggcggcattgaacttctcaaacgtgtgagcaaagatgcacccagcgcgtaggaggcaagcaagagtctcctccttggtgacattcaggtcctgactcaaaacttctttttctataacgtcacggttgagaccagcaagtaagaattctgagggttcaatggcgttggggagcatgttatagtagcttgaagaaccgacctcaggggcaggggcttgttcaatttgagctgcttcagaggtagtggcagcgccaggacaggatttttccccttgatgaggcggggaaggcatggagcccgcatcatgtgttgagggcgggctag
This portion of the Lotus japonicus ecotype B-129 chromosome 3, LjGifu_v1.2 genome encodes:
- the LOC130749042 gene encoding (-)-germacrene D synthase-like produces the protein MSVSAATSLVTSTLNASSDFSRRSVNYHPNIWGDRFIQYIEEPMEENEIITRKIQVLKEEVRKMLVLVDAKTTVPIREANLIDSIQHLGLYHHFEHEIGEVLQHIHNDYVENGKITLNEDLHALALVFRLLRQQGYRISPDVFKKFKNEQGNFSETLVGDVEGMLSLYEASHLRIHGEEILDDALAFTASNLEFITTKLSPSLATKVNHSLKRPFHKNLPRLVAAHYIATYEEDPSHDETLLLLAKLDFNMLQKLYQREAGVASMWWKDLNFATELPFARDRIIEVYFWTLGVYYEPQYSLGRRLLTKVIYMASVIDDVYDVYGTFEELQLFTEAIDRWDISCIDFLPEYMKICYKVLLDVYKEIEQEMVKEGRAFSVDYAINEMKRLVQAYFAEAKWYNSSYTPTLEEYMSVAQISSGYRMVTATAFVGMGSVAKEKAFQWLTNDPKIMNALTKITRLMDDIVSNELEQERGHVASAIECYMRQHHVTKQEATEELCRQVASAWKDINQECLDSTEIPKPLITVIVNLTRVMEVLYKDGDGYTHSQGSTKNDIASLLLNPWPLQESAFHL